A genomic segment from Spinacia oleracea cultivar Varoflay chromosome 3, BTI_SOV_V1, whole genome shotgun sequence encodes:
- the LOC110784140 gene encoding N6-adenosine-methyltransferase non-catalytic subunit MTB, giving the protein MDSPERSRSYAKREVEDSGDVKREIAGDDEEREGGGKRRHRLSKSRRSSNGEDVDGWDGSGRRKSSGERSENRRMSTRGDTDEGDYDAKKDSISSSKLVRKKQEVSALEKLSNWYQDGDLENRHDAGDKSGSRSHTSRSDDNERNALRKTSSKISDHEGSHRSSRSRDERARDGEDEKVLEKDSYHSERKESSREKGHGFTEDLKNRRRWDDSDASTKGEDSSFKGKSEPKSGTGSESKHESSRERSASARLDSGEGKERVLESTSDKGKSYSKEEKIIDSDRSKNRRSDAVEEDNKASSLTREDKNSKEKGDRHKELKDSGREAVDNRDRSSIPEEDVNSWMKDKVAREVGNSRRSGSPERGGRHRHELENTEMEFERGSSVKRKDLEKDNFRDDRAKGRENSWSDRNREREGSRESWKRRQQPGNDRDMELVHDRDRDRDLPRRGRDRMDNDRGLGRAGNRKDGRSEAVKASSNFGISTENYDVIEIQPKPLDYGRDDPGSGFARRTEAVPLHDPKSNTPEEWGRAQDDQRRADADGATADDSSVKYVDEATSSQDQNAWRDDADGRPGRVRAPQASLSARPSVSQSTSGGSQPPNSNQEASNFNRMMQQGPKGNRPSRGGRVRPPGRDNQQVNIPVPLMGSPFGHLGMPPPGPMQPMNPGLSPGPGPPVPPGMFVSPFSSPVVWSGGRGVDMSMLPVSPGVSSLPPGPPGQRFPSNMGAPPNPGMFFNQQGQIRGVPPSVSGPGFNAIMPVGRVPPKSSGPAGKGQSRGEQNDYSQNFVDTGLRPQNFIRELELTNVEDYPKLRELIQKKDEIVANASTAPMYHKCDLREFVLSPEYFGTKFDVILVDPPWEEYVHRAPGVTDHMEYWTFEEIMNLKIEAIADTPSFIFLWVGDGVGLEQGRQCLKKWGFRRCEDICWVKTNKNTATPALRHDSHTLFQHTKEHCLMGIKGTVRRSTDGHIIHANIDTDVIIAEEPPYGSTAKPDEMYRIIEHFALGRRRIELFGEDHNIRSGWLTVGKELSSSNFDAEAYTRTFSDKEGKVWLGGGGRNPPPDAPHLVQTTPEIEALRPKSPMKNQQQMQQQSNSISLTTANSGNRRATGNSPQNPNPFTVNQEASSSIHPPPWASSMEGFKGPNENAFDNMYGYNMHPMPPPNGEFLDFETQRMMNMM; this is encoded by the exons ATGGATTCACCCGAGAGAAGTCGAAGTTATGCTAAAAGGGAAGTAGAGGATAGTGGGGATGTCAAGAGAGAGATTGCCGGTGATGATGAGGAGCGAGAGGGTGGTGGGAAAAGGAGGCATAGGCTAAGCAAATCAAGAAGATCAAGTAATGGAGAAGATGTTGATGGATGGGATGGTAGTGGGAGAAGGAAGAGTTCTGGAGAGAGAAGTGAGAACAGGAGAATGTCCACTAGAGGGGATACTGATGAAGGTGATTATGATGCAAAGAAGGATTCGATTTCAAGCTCCAAGCTGGTAAGGAAGAAGCAAGAGGTCAGTGCTTTAGAAAAATTGAGCAACTGGTATCAGGATGGGGATTTAGAAAACAGGCATGATGCAGGAGATAAATCTGGAAGTAGAAGCCATACTTCTAGAAGTGATGACAATGAGCGGAATGCGTTGAGGAAAACATCTTCCAAAATCTCTGACCATGAAGGCTCTCATAGGAGTAGTAGAAGCAGAGACGAAAGAGCTCGTGATGGGGAGGACGAAAAGGTGCTGGAAAAAGATTCATATCATTCGGAAAGGAAGGAGAGCAGTCGAGAGAAGGGGCATGGTTTTACTGAAGATTTAAAGAATAGGAGAAGATGGGATGACTCTGATGCTTCCACAAAAGGTGAGGATAGTAGTTTTAAGGGTAAATCTGAGCCTAAAAGCGGGACAGGATCAGAATCCAAGCATGAGTCCTCCCGCGAAAGGAGCGCATCTGCTAGACTCGATTCTGGTGAAGGAAAAGAGAGAGTGTTGGAGTCAACCAGCGACAAGGGTAAATCCTACAGCAAGGAGGAAAAGATAATTGATTCTGATAGGTCCAAGAACAGAAGGTCAGATGCTGTCGAAGAAGATAATAAAGCTAGTTCTTTAACTCGTGAAGATAAAAATAGTAAGGAGAAAGGTGATAGACATAAGGAACTGAAAGATTCTGGTCGCGAAGCTGTAGATAATAGAGATAGGTCATCTATTCCGGAAGAGGATGTCAACTCCTGGATGAAAGACAAAGTTGCAAGAGAAGTTGGGAATTCTCGGCGGTCAGGAAGCCCTGAGAGGGGTGGGCGGCATCGCCATGAGTTGGAGAACACGGAGATGGAATTTGAAAGAGGCAGCAGTGTAAAGCGCAAAGATCTGGAGAAGGATAATTTCAGAGATGATAGAGCAAAAGGCAGAGAAAATAGCTGGAGTGATAGGAATAGGGAAAGGGAAGGATCCAGGGAAAGCTGGAAAAGAAGGCAGCAGCCTGGCAATGATAGGGATATGGAATTAGTTCATGATCGTGATAGAGATCGCGACTTGCCTAGACGTGGTCGTGATAGGATGGATAACGATAGGGGTCTAGGTCGAGCTGGAAATAGAAAAGATGGGAGGAGCGAAGCTGTCAAGGCCTCTTCGAATTTTGGAATTTCAACTGAGAACTACGATGTCATAGAGATACAACCTAAGCCTCTTGACTATGGAAGAGATGATCCTGGATCTGGTTTTGCTAGGAGAACAGAAGCCGTTCCACTACAtgatccaaaatcaaatacacCTGAAGAATGGGGACGTGCACAAGATGATCAGCGTAGGGCTGATGCAGATGGGGCAACTGCTGATGACTCGAGTGTAAAATATGTGGATGAAGCTACATCTTCACAAGATCAAAATGCATGGAGGGATGATGCTGATGGTAGGCCAGGCCGAGTGAGGGCCCCACAAGCTTCTTTATCTGCACGACCTTCTGTTAGCCAAAGTACTTCTGGTGGTTCTCAGCCTCCTAATAGCAATCAAGAGGCAAGTAACTTTAACAGAATGATGCAACAGGGTCCTAAAGGTAATAGGCCGAGTAGAGGAGGTAGAGTCAGGCCACCTGGAAGAGACAACCAGCAGGTCAACATCCCAGTGCCCTTGATGGGGTCTCCTTTTGGACATCTTGGTATGCCACCACCTGGTCCAATGCAACCCATGAACCCTGGTTTATCTCCTGGTCCAGGTCCTCCGGTTCCCCCTGGCATGTTTGTTTCACCATTTTCATCACCAGTTGTTTGGTCCGGTGGCCGGGGTGTTGATATGAGCATGCTGCCTGTCTCCCCTGGTGTTTCCTCACTTCCTCCTGGGCCACCTGGGCAGCGATTTCCATCAAATATGGGGGCTCCCCCAAATCCAGGCATGTTTTTCAATCAACAAGGCCAAATAAGAGGAGTGCCTCCAAGTGTATCTGGACCAGGGTTTAATGCCATTATGCCTGTAGGTCGAGTTCCTCCTAAAAGCAGTGGGCCTGCAGGTAAGGGGCAATCTAGAGGAGAGCAAAATGATTACTCTCAAAATTTTGTAGACACTGGATTGCGGCCCCAAAATTTCATACGAGAGCTAGAACTTACTAATGTTGAGGATTATCCAAAGCTTCGGGAGCTCATACAAAAGAAGGATGAAATTGTTGCAAATGCATCTACTGCTCCCATGTATCACAAATGTGATCTTCGGGAGTTTGTTCTGTCTCCAGAGTATTTTGGGACCAAGTTTGATGTTATTCTTGTTGACCCGCCTTGGGAGGAATACGTTCATCGAGCACCTGGTGTGACTGACCACATGGAGTACTGGACATTTGAAGAGATAATGAATCTTAAAATTGAG GCAATAGCAGACACACCGTCTTTTATATTTCTTTGGGTTGGTGATGGTGTGGGACTTGAGCAAGGGCGACAATGTctcaagaag TGGGGATTTAGGAGGTGTGAAGATATATGCTGGGTAAAGACAAACAAAAACACAGCAACTCCAGCATTGCGGCATGATTCTCATACCTTATTTCAGCATACTAAG GAACACTGTCTGATGGGCATAAAGGGAACAGTTCGTCGCAGTACTGATGGGCATATAATCCATGCCAATATAGATACTGATGTAATTATCGCGGAGGAACCACCTTATG GTTCCACAGCTAAGCCTGATGAAATGTACCGGATTATCGAGCATTTTGCTCTTGGTCGTAGGAGGATTGAGCTCTTTGGCGAAGATCACAATATCCGATCAGGATGGCTGACAGTTGGAAAAGAACTATCTTCGTCAAACTTTGATGCCGAG GCATATACGAGGACCTTTTCAGACAAGGAAGGGAAGGTTTGGCTAGGTGGGGGAGGACGGAATCCACCACCAGATGCACCTCATCTTGTCCAAACAACACCTGAAATAGAGGCTCTTCGGCCAAAATCACCTATGAAGAATCAGCAACAAATGCAACAACAGTCTAACTCAATTTCTCTAACAACAGCAAATTCTGGTAACAGAAGAGCCACTGGAAATTCTCCTCAAAACCCTAATCCTTTTACTGTTAATCAGGAAGCTTCTAGTTCAATTCATCCTCCACCTTGGGCTTCATCAATGGAGGGCTTCAAAGGTCCGAACGAGAATGCTTTCGACAACATGTATGGTTATAACATGCATCCGATGCCGCCACCAAATGGGGAGTTTCTTGATTTTGAAACTCAGAGAATGATGAATATGATGTAG
- the LOC110784139 gene encoding BAHD acyltransferase DCR: MENGIEKKENGIEKKENGIGIEELDSSIKVKITQKSHVQPRKKLGRKECQLITFDLPYLGFFYNQKLMIYKHKNDEFEETVKKLKEGLSVVLEDFYQLAGKLGRDDDDGVFKIMYDDDMDGVEVLEAIVDVNDDGNDDGMMVCVDDLSSKDDISAMKELLPYNGVLNLEGLQRPLLAIQLTKLRDGLAIGCAFNHAVLDGSATWHFMSSWAELCCGAESISIQPFLERTKARSTRVSLEIPQAPPQPDLSTVSAAAPVLREKLFRFSATAIEKIKKEHNSEGPTNGTIAPAGPPFSTFQSLSSHIWRAVTAARELKPEDPTVFTIFADCRKRVDPPMPESYFGNLIQAIFTGTAAGLLLGHPPEFAAGYVKAAIGAHNAAAIDKRNKEWEDKPIIFQYKDAGMNCVAVGSSPRFKVYDVDFGFGKPERVRSGANNRFDGMVYLYSEKGGGNGIDVEISLESKAMDNLERDKKFLMDGEVV; this comes from the exons ATGGAAAATGGAATTGAGAAGAAAGAAAATGGGATTGAGAAGAAAGAAAATGGAATTGGGATTGAGGAATTAGATTCATCAATTAAGGTGAAAATAACCCAGAAAAGCCATGTCCAACCCAGAAAGAAATTAGGGAGAAAAGAGTGTCAATTAATCACATTTGATCTTCCTTATCTGGGTTTTTTCTACAACCAAAAACTAATGATCTACAAACACAAAAACGACGagtttgaggagactgtgaagAAGTTAAAAGAGGGTTTGAGTGTCGTTTTGGAAGATTTTTACCAATTGGCTGGTAAATTAGGgagggatgatgatgatggtgtgTTTAAGATCATGTATGATGATGATATGGATGGTGTTGAGGTTTTAGAAGCAATTGTTGATGTTAATGATGATGGTAATGATGATGGTATGATGGTATGTGTTGATGATTTATCATCAAAAGATGATATTAGTGCCATGAAAGAATTGTTGCCCTATAATGGTGTCCTTAATTTGGAGGGTCTACAACGTCCTCTCTTGGCTATTCAG CTAACCAAGCTTCGTGATGGGCTAGCAATTGGGTGCGCATTCAACCATGCCGTACTTGATGGGTCAGCAACCTGGCATTTCATGAGTTCATGGGCCGAACTCTGTTGTGGGGCCGAATCAATCTCAATCCAGCCCTTCTTGGAGCGAACCAAGGCCCGCTCCACGCGCGTCAGCCTAGAGATTCCCCAAGCGCCGCCGCAGCCGGACCTCAGCACCGTCTCCGCCGCCGCGCCAGTGCTTAGGGAGAAGCTCTTCAGGTTTTCAGCAACCGCGATCGAGAAAATCAAGAAGGAACACAATTCAGAGGGGCCCACTAATGGGACCATTGCCCCAGCTGGGCCACCGTTCTCCACCTTCCAGTCACTCTCCTCCCATATCTGGCGTGCCGTCACGGCGGCGCGTGAGCTCAAACCTGAGGATCCCACTGTGTTTACTATCTTTGCTGACTGCCGGAAAAGGGTGGACCCACCTATGCCGGAAAGTTACTTCGGCAACCTGATTCAGGCAATCTTCACCGGCACCGCCGCCGGATTACTACTCGGCCACCCGCCGGAGTTCGCCGCCGGCTATGTCAAGGCGGCGATTGGTGCCCACAACGCGGCGGCGATCGATAAGCGAAACAAGGAGTGGGAGGATAAGCCTATCATTTTCCAATACAAGGATGCCGGCATGAACTGTGTCGCCGTCGGAAGCTCGCCGCGGTTTAAGGTTTACGATGTCGATTTCGGGTTCGGAAAACCCGAGCGGGTCCGAAGCGGGGCGAACAACCGGTTCGATGGAATGGTTTATTTGTACTCGGAGAAAGGAGGGGGGAATGGGATTGATGTGGAGATTAGTTTGGAAAGCAAGGCTATGGACAATTTGGAAAGGGATAAGAAGTTCTTAATGGATGGTGAGGTGGTTTGA